A genomic stretch from Gammaproteobacteria bacterium includes:
- a CDS encoding formylglycine-generating enzyme family protein translates to VGRKAANAWGLYDMLGNVWEWTADAWHEDYTGAPDDGSVRETDEAVALRVFRGGSWYYEARYCRSACRVRNHPDERDVYLGFRPARVQA, encoded by the coding sequence GTGGGTCGCAAGGCCGCCAACGCCTGGGGCCTCTACGACATGCTAGGCAATGTCTGGGAGTGGACGGCGGATGCGTGGCATGAGGACTATACGGGGGCGCCGGACGACGGTTCGGTTCGGGAGACTGATGAAGCCGTCGCGTTGCGCGTCTTCCGCGGCGGTTCCTGGTACTACGAGGCGCGCTACTGCCGGTCGGCCTGCCGGGTCCGGAACCACCCGGACGAGCGCGACGTTTACCTTGGCTTCCGTCCTGCCCGAGTTCAGGCGTGA